A genomic region of Elephas maximus indicus isolate mEleMax1 chromosome 10, mEleMax1 primary haplotype, whole genome shotgun sequence contains the following coding sequences:
- the LOC126083932 gene encoding olfactory receptor 4N4C-like, producing MEIRNSTVVTEFILLGLTQSQDIQLLVFVLILIFYLIILPGNFLIILTIRSDPGLSAPLYFFLGNLAFLDVSYSFIVAPRMLADFLSEKKVISYRSCITQLFFLHALGGGEELLVVVMAFDHYIAICRPLHYSTVMSPRTCYALLMALWFGGFVHSIIQVALILRLPFCGPNQLENFFCDVPQVIKLACTDTFVEELLMVFNSGLLTLRCFLGLLVSDAVILFHVHRSSSEGKSKALSTCTTHIIIIFLMFGPAIFIYTRPFRALPADKVVSFFHTVIFPSMNPVIYTLRNQEVKSSMRRLLTRHVVF from the coding sequence ATGGAGATAAGGAACAGCACAGTAGTGACAGAATTCATCCTTCTTGGTCTTACCCAGTCTCAAGATATTCAGCTCCTGGTCTTTGTTCTGATCTTAATTTTCTACCTTATCATCCTCCCTGGAAATTTCCTTATCATCCTCACCATTCGATCAGATCCTGGTCTCTCAGCCCCACTCTACTTCTTCCTGGGAAACCTAGCCTTCCTAGATGTATCCTACTCCTTCATTGTGGCTCCTAGGATGCTGGCAGACTTCCTCTCTGAGAAGAAGGTGATCTCCTACAGAAGCTGCATCACTCAGCTCTTCTTTTTGCATGCACTTGGAGGAGGGGAGGAGTTACTTGTTGTAGTGATGGCATTTGACCACTACATCGCCATATGTCGACCTTTACACTACTCAACTGTCATGAGCCCCAGAACCTGCTATGCATTACTGATGGCCTTGTGGTTTGGGGGCTTTGTCCACTCCATTATCCAGGTAGCGCTCATCCTCCGTTTGCCCTTCTGTGGCCCAAATCAGTTGGAAAACTTTTTCTGTGATGTCCCGCAGGTCATCAAGCTAGCCTGCACCGACACCTTTGTGGAAGAGCTCCTTATGGTCTTCAATAGTGGCTTACTCACACTCCGGTGTTTCCTAGGCCTTCTGGTCTCCGATGCAGTCATCCTCTTCCATGTGCATAGGTCTTCTTCTGAAGGAAAGAGCAAGGCCCTGTCCACATGCACAACTCACATAATTATTATATTTCTCATGTTTGGACCTGCCATCTTCATCTACACTCGCCCTTTCAGGGCCTTACCAGCTGACAAGGTGGTTTCCTTCTTTCATACAGTGATCTTTCCTTCGATGAATCCTGTGATTTATACCCTTCGAAACCAGGAAGTGAAATCTTCCATGAGGAGGTTATTGACTAGACATGTAGTCTTTTAA